Within the Oculatellaceae cyanobacterium genome, the region ACTCAGGCAAATGCTGTTTTAAAAATTGTCGCAATTCCTGAATAATTTCCGTTTGGCTGACTACATAAGCAACTAGGCGCTGATTACCAGGTGAATCTTCTCTGACAAATACAACGCTTTCGGTAACTGCGGGATATTGATTGATTAACGCTTCAATTTCACCTATTTCTATACGAATACCCCGAATTTTTACCTGATGGTCAATTCTACCTAGATATTTAATTTCTCCATTAGGTAAGTAACATCCCAAATCCCCAGTTTTATATAACTTTTCATAAATTTCAATCTGAGAATTTAATTGAGTTGTTAACGGGTTGGTAATAAATTTTTCCGTCGTTAACTCTGGACGGTTTAAATAGCCGCGTGCTAAATTCGCCCCACCAATATAAATCTCACCTTGTACACCGATGGGTACTGGTTGTAAATTGCGATCGCATATATAAACTTGGGTATTAGCAATTGGGCGACCAATAGGCACACAATCACTAAATTCACTGGTGCTAGTATCGTGCCAAGTAACGTCAGCAGCTACCTCTGAAGAACCGTAAAGGTTTATCAGTATGCTATTAGACAGTTGTTGGTAAAAACGTTGCACTAAATCTACAGAAAGTGCTTCACCGCTACTCACCCAATACTTAAGTTTAGGTAGGCGTGTATCTAAATCGCTGAATGTATCTAAGATTACCCGCAATAAGGAGGGAACTAAAACCAAGCGAGTAACATTTTGCTCAGAGAGAGTTTGAACTAATTGTTCAGGATCTTTAACTGTTATATCGGGAATAATTACTGTAGGGATGCCATGAATTAATGGCGCAAAAATTTCCCAAACAGAGTCTACAAAGTTAAGAGAAGTTTTTTGACAACAAATTTCATCAGGCGCAAATGGGTAAGGATTCCAAGTTAAGCGATTAACTGTGTTGCTATGTAAACCTAAAACACCTTTAGGCGTTCCGGTAGAGCCTGATGTATAAAGAACATAGGCAAGGTTAGAGGAATTTAAATTTACAGGATTAGTATTTACTGGGGTGGTTTCTATAGCTTCCCAATCTGTATCTAAACAAACAACATTAGCATTATGTTGAGGCAGAATTTCTAGTAGTGCTTTTTTGGTTAATAGCACTGACACTTGAGCATCTGCCAGCATAAATGCTAAACGTTCTTGGGGATAAGTTGGATCTAAAGGAACGTAAACGCCACCAGCTTTTAAGATACCGAGTAATGCAATTATAGTGTCAAGCGATCGCTCTACACAAACCCCTACTAAAACTTCTGGTTTAACACCTAAAGATTGCAAGTAATTTGCTAGTTGATTCGCCTGATGATTTAGTTCTCGATAAGTAAGTTTTTGGTTCTCACAAATAACAGCAACGGCATCTGGTGTTTTTTCTACCTGTGCCTCAAATAATTGATTAATTGTACAATTATTAATTGTAGATTGAGTTTGATTAAACTCCCCTAATATCTGCTGTAATTCAGTTTTTGTCAGCATTGGCAGCATTGCCAAAGATTGATCTGGTTCCGCAACCATACCTGCTAACAATATTTGCAGATGTCCTAACATTTGCTGAATTGTAGCAGCATCAAATCGCTGAGTATCGTACAAAATCTTTAACGATAACTCTGCGCCTGGTACTGCCATTACAGTTAGCGGATAGTTAGTTTTTTCAAAAGAAAGAACATCCTTAATTTTTAAATCTTGGCTGATCTGCTGAACCGCCGCATCTAAGGGATAATTTTCAAAAACTATCAAACTTTCAAATAATGGCACACCGCCAGCAACTTCACTCCATCTTTGGATCTCAGCTAAGGGAGTATATTCATACTGACGCGCATCGACTTGTTGCGCTTGTAGCTGCTTTAACCAAGATAAAAGAGTATCTGACGCGCCAATCTTAACCCGTACTGGCAGAGTATTAATAAACAACCCTACCATCGCATCTGAGCCAATTAAACTAGGCGGGCGACCAGAAACAGCAGTCCCAAAAACAACATCATTTTCGCCACTATAACGAGTTAATAACAACGCCCATGCTGCTTGTACTAATGTATTAAGTGTTAACTGATGCTGTCGCGCCAGAGATTGTAAAGCTGTGGTTGTTGTTGCTGATAAATGAATTTCTTGTTCGTCGTAACTTGATTGAGTATCTCCAACACTCAACTGATTTTGAGTAATTTTTAAAGTTGTAGGCGATCCAAATCCTGTTAATTTTTCTCGCCAGAAAGCCTCAGCCTGAGATAATTTCTGTTGATGCAGCCAAGCAATATAATCTCGATAAGGACGGGGACGAGGTAAAGATAATTCTTCACCTTTACAAAATGCAGAGTAATAATCAAAAATTTCCTTTAACAATATAGGATTCGACCAACCATCTAATAGGATGTGGTGGTGACTCCAAATAAAGCGATAACTATCTTCGCTTAACCTAATTAATGTTAAGCGCATGGGTGGCGTTTGTTTGAGATCGAATCCTTGTTCTCGATCTGCTTGTAGGAAAAACTCTAATTTTTGTTGCTGTTCAGTTGCGGGTATTTCTTGCCAATCATACTGTTGCCAAGGCAATTTTACCTGGCGCTGGACGGCTTGTACAGGTTCTTTGATGCCTTCCCAAATAAAGCAGGTGCGTAAAATCGGATGCCGATCAATTACCTGCTGCCAAGCGCGTTGGAAAAACTCAACATTTAGGTTGCCTTGGATGCTACAACTTAACTGCTCAAAATAAACCCCAGAATTAGGCTCATAAATTGTGTGGAAAAGCATCCCCTGCTGCATGGGCGAAAGGGGATAAAAATCTTCAACGTTACCTTTGCCCATTTTAAACCTCTCCTATTGCTGTTAAAATTTCGTCTAAATCTGATTGATCCCATTGACTCCACTGAAACTCGGAGAAGTCAGAAGGGGTATAGCCTCCAGCTTCGGGAGATTGACAGTGGGAAATAAGCGATCGCAAAAAATCTAAATAACTCTCAGCTAAACGCTCAACTGTTGCACGTCGATAAATTTTCTCGCTGTATGTCCAATCAATTTGTAATTTTCCACCGCTAACAAAACCGTTAATTTCTAATAAATAAGAGCGATTTCCTTTAGGACTAAATGCGGAACCAGATGGATCTTGAGTTAATCCAAATAAAGATGATTCTGGTAAAGCTTGGTCAAGTTGTCCAAAGTAATTAAAATTGACCTCTGCCTTTGGACAGGTGTGCAGTTGTTGAGCAATGTTACTCAAGTAGCGTAAAATCCCATAGCCGATGCCACGATTGGGAATACTACGCAACTGTTCTTTTACTGCCTTCAAAGCTTCTCCAGGGTTAGCTGCATCTGTAAGTTGCAACAACACTGGAAATACAGAAGTAAACCAACCAACAGTACGCGATGAATCTACATCATCAAAAATTTCTTCGCGCCCGTGTCCTTCTAAATCTACAAGTAATTTGCTGTTGTTTGTCCACTGGGCAAAAGCTTGAACTAATGCTGTTAATAATACATCATTAATTTCTGTGCGATAAGTTTTAGGAACTTCTTGCAATAAGGCTTGAGTTTCTTCCTGACTCAGCAATACAGAAACATTAGCGGCTGTTGCTACTGTATTACTTCCTTCTGGATAGTCTACTGGTAAGCAACTAACAGGTTTTTGTAATGCTAACCAGTAATTTAACTCTGAGTGCAAGGTTGAAGATTGCGCGTAGTTTACTAAACTTTCAGCCCAATATTTAAAAGAAGTTGTTTTTGCTGGCAGTTTGATCGCTTCACCACGATTTAACTGTTCGTAAGCTGTTTGTAAATCGGATATTAAAATTCTCCAAGAAACACCATCAACCGCTAAATGATGGATCACAATTAATAAGCGACTTGCTTGGGTTGCGCCTAAATCAAACAAAGCTACCCGTACTATTGACCCTTGGGCTAAATTTAAACTAGCTTGGATTTCGCTGGCGGTAGATGCGATCGCATTTTTTTGTTCATCGACTGATAGTGCTGATAAATCTATCTGTGTAAACGGCACAATATTATCGGGTTCTGCATTAAATTGTTGCCAACCCGATTCTGATTGCACAAACCTTAAGCGTAAAGCATCGTGATGTAACAATAACTGCTGTATGGCTTGTTGCAACAAAGTTACATTAACTGGTTGCCGCACTTCTAACAAAACTGCTTGATTCCAGTGATGAGGATCGGCAAAATCTTCCTCAAAGAACCAATGTTGAATTGGTGTTAAAGGTAGTTGACCAACTACTAAATTTTGTTCAGCTTGAAGTGTTTGGGTTGTACCTACTACTACTGCTAACTCGGCAATTGTTTGATGCTGGAATAACAGTTTAGGCGTTAGTTGTAATCCTGCTTGATTAGCTTTAGAAATAATTTGAATACTCAGGATAGAATCGCCACCCAACTCAAAAAAGTTGTCGTGGATACCTACCTGTTTAATGCCAAGAACTTCTGCCCAGATACTAGCTAGTTGTTCTTCTACACTACTGCGAGGAACTACTAAAGCTGTTTCTAGTTCTGGTCTACTTAAATCTAAAGTTGGTAGCGAGTTCCTATCTACTTTACCATTCGGTGTTAGTGGTAATTCTTCTAACACGACAAAAGCAGCAGGGATCATGTAATCAGGTAAACGCTCTTGTAAAAATTGGTGCAGTTCGCTAGTTGTTGGCGATTTGCCTGAATGCGGAACAACATACGCTATAAGTCGCTTGCTTCCCGATTCGTCCTCTCGATCCACAACAACAGAAGATTGGACAGCTACGTGCTGAGACAATACAGCTTCAATTTCTGCTAGCTCAATACGGAAACCGCGAATTTTTACTTGATAATCGAGGCGACCAATAAATTCAATATTACCGTCAGGTAAATAGCGAGCTAAATCTCCGGTTTTATACAAACGTAAACTTTGATTTGAGCCATTAAAAGAATGATCAATAAACTTTTCTGCGGTTAATTCAGGGCGATTTAAATAACCACGCGCCAAACCTGCACCACTAATATATAGTTCGCCAGGTACATTAATCGGGACTGGCTGTAGGTGCTGATCTAAGATATAAATCTGAGTATTAGCAAAAGGTCTACCAATAGGTAGCAACTGATCGCCTAGTAAATCTATGGCTGTGCTTTCAAAATAGGAATTATCAATAGTAGCTTCTGTTAAACCAAAAGAGTTAATTACTATTGTTTGTTCGCTACAAAATTCACGCACTTTTTTGTACTCTGAGCCATACCAACTGTCTGAACCACAGACAATTAGTTTCATAAAGTCGAGGCGCTGTTTGCTTGTCTCTAAATATTGCAGTAAGTTCCTTAAAACGACAGGCACAAATTCTGCACAGTCGATTTTTTCCCGCACCATTAGCTGATAAAGCATTTGGGGAGACAATAGCAAGTCACGCGGACATAGCACCAACTTACCCCCAGAACACAAAGCCCGCACCATGTCTCCAGTAAAGACATCGAATGAGAAGCTTGCCATTTGCAGGTGACAAGTTGCAGTGGTTCGGAGTTGGTAAGCTTGTTCCCAAGCAAAGTAAGCATTAGCAAGGCTGCGATGTTCGATCTGCACGCCTTTAGATTTACCTGTGGAACCAGAGGTATAGATTGTATAAGCTAAATTATTAGGCTTAACATTAATTGCAGGATTGTCTTGATTTTCAGATGCTATAGTTTCCCATTTATCCAAGCAAATGACTTTACCATTGCATTGTGGTAGCCACTCTAAAAGTCGCTGTTGAGTTAATAAAACAGAAACTTCAGCATCCTCTAACATGAATGCTAAACGCTGCTGAGGATAACAGGGATCTAATGGTAAATAAGCGCCACCTGCTTTGAGTACGCCTAGCATCGATATGATAATGTCGAGCGATCGCTCTACACAAATCCCCACTAAATCATCAGCACCTACGCCCAATTTTCGTAAGTAATGCGCTAATGAATTAGCTTTTTGATTCAGTTGTCGGTAAGTAAGTTGTTGATGCTCAAAAACTACGGCGATCGCATCAGGTGTACGCTCTACTTGCTGCTCAAATAACTGATGAATTAATACTTCTGGATAGGCAATTTTAGTATCATTCCATGCTAATAATTGCTGCTGCTCTGCCTGTGTCAGCAACGGTAAATGAGAAATGCTTTGATCGGGATTGGCAACAATACTTGAAAGTATTGTTTGCAAATGCCCCAGCATTCTAGTAATAGTTGCTGCGTCAAATAAATCAGTGCTGTATTCAATTGATGCCTTTAATTTTTCTCCTACTTCCTCCATATCTAAACTCAAATCAAACTGGGTTGTTCCCCGCTCAACTTCCAGCAAACTTAAATTTAATCTAGGTATTTCTAAAGGAGGCATAGGCGCGTTCCTTAATTGGAACATTACCTGAAATAAGGGATTACGGCTAAGACTACGAGTAGGCTGTAATTCTTCTACTAACTTTTCAAACGGTAAATCTTGATGATTGTATGCTCCTAGCGTCACCTCGCGCACTCGTCGCAACAACTCACGAAAACTAGGATTACCCGATAAATTTGTGCGAATAACTAATGTATTAATAAAAACTCCAATTAGTTCTTCAATTTCAGAGCGGTTGCGGTTAGCAATTGTAGAACCTACAACTATATCTGTCTGCCCTATGTAGCGACACAGCAACGTTTTAAATGCCGCCAAGAGGGTCATAAACAAAGTTACATCCTCCTGCTGACTGAGTTTTTTCAGTGCTGTAGTTAATTCTTGGGGTAGTAAGATTGCTCGCGTAGCACCGCAACTTGTTTGGATTGCAGGTCTAGGTTTATCAGTTGGCAGTTCTAATAAAGGTGGTAATCCCTCTAGTTGTTGCCGCCAGTAAGATAGCTGATTGTTCAGTACATCGCCTTGTAACCATTGTCTCTGCCAGATAGCAAAGTCTGCATACTGAATTGGTAACTCTGGTAAATTAGATTCTTTACCAGTAGAAAAAGCTTCATATAATGCTGCTAATTCTTTAATCAGCACACCTATAGACCAACCATCTGAGACAATGTGGTGCATTGTCAACAGTAAGACGTATTGCCGATCATCTAATTTCAGCAACTTTGTTCTTAATAAAAGATCTTTTTCTAAATCAAATGGTTGTCTATCTTCCTCAATAGCTAAACGCTGAATTGTTGCTTGTTGTTCGTTTGGTGCTAATTGAGTTAAATCAATAATTGTTAAATTTAAGTGACAAGCATCCGCAGGCGCGATCGCTTGAATCAATTTACCATCAACATTAGTGAAATTAGTTCGTAATGCTTCGTGACGCTGTGCGATCGCATTAAAAGTCTGCTCCAAAACAGCTACATTTAACTGTCCTTTCAACAGCACAGCACCAGTTAAGTTATAAGCAGATGCCCCAGGATCGAATTGCTCTAGAAACCACAACCTTTGTTGAGCAAATGATAACGGAATAGAATTGCTTTCTTGTCTGCGAGTAATTCTTTGAGTAGATGAAGCTTCTACACCTTGTTCTTTGAGCAATAATTCCAGTAATGCCCGTCTTTTAGAGTCAAGTTTAAAATTGCTCATTGTTTAAGCTCCTACTCCGATTAGTGCTGTTTTTTCCGCCAGCATTTTTTCTACTTCCTCATCCGAAAGTTCAGTTATGCTCATTAGTAATTCCGCAGTCTGTTCTACTTTGATGCGTTGCTGTGGATCTTGGAGAATGCTTGTAACTTGACCCGCGATAGTAGGTGCTTCAAAGAAATTACGCAAAGGCAGTTCTACTTGGAAAACTTCGCGCACCTTCACAATCAGTTGAGTAACTCGCAGCGAATCTCCACCTAAATCAAAGAAATTTTCATAAATACCCACCTGCTGAATGCCCAAAATTTCGCACCATAAATCAGCTACAACTTTTTCCACATCGGTACGAGGGGCAACAACTTGCTCATCTATCTCTTGGAAAGAATTAGGTATTGGTAAAGCTTTTCTGTTTACCTTGCCATTAGCTGTAAGCGGTAAACTATCCAACACCATGAAGGCAGCAGGAACCATATATGCAGCTAACTTTTCACTCAAAAAATTACGCAAATCTGTAACTTCCAGAATTTCCTGATTAGGAACAACATAAGCAACTAATCTTTGATGATTTTTTTCGCCAACAGCACTAACTACTGCTTCTTTAACTGCTGAATGCGTCAGCAACGCGGCTTCAATTTCTCCTAACTCAATTCGGTAGCCACCAATTTTTACTTGAAAATCTTCTCTGCCTAAAAATTCAATATTCCCATTAGCAAGATAACGTCCTAAATCTCCTGTGCGATAAAGTCTTTCACCAGTGCGGGGATGGGTAATAAAGCTAGCCGCAGTTTTCACTTCATCCCGCCAATAGCCTTGTGCTAATCCAATTCCACCAATGTAAAGCTGACCTGTAACCCATACAGGGCAATGTTCTAACGCTTCATTTAATACATAGAAACGTTGATTGTTCATTGGTTTACCGTAAGGGATGCTTTTCCAATTTAGATTTACTTCTGTAATTGGATACAGAATTGACCAGATAGATGCCTCTGTCGCACCACCCAAACTGATAACTTCTGTTTGCGAATTTAAAGCTTTAATTTGATTAGGTAATGTTAAAGGTAGCCAATCACCACTTAGCATTACTAACCGCAAATTATGGAAGAGAGCAGGATTATTAGCACCATAATCAACCATCATTTGCATTAATGCTGGAACAGAATTCCAAATAGTAATCTGTTCGCTTTGCATTAATTGCGCCCAATGTGCAGGCTCTTGAGTTGCCGCAGCATCGGGGAGAACTATTGTGCCACCAGCAGCTAAAGTGCCGAAAATGTCATAAACTGACA harbors:
- a CDS encoding amino acid adenylation domain-containing protein; the protein is MSNFKLDSKRRALLELLLKEQGVEASSTQRITRRQESNSIPLSFAQQRLWFLEQFDPGASAYNLTGAVLLKGQLNVAVLEQTFNAIAQRHEALRTNFTNVDGKLIQAIAPADACHLNLTIIDLTQLAPNEQQATIQRLAIEEDRQPFDLEKDLLLRTKLLKLDDRQYVLLLTMHHIVSDGWSIGVLIKELAALYEAFSTGKESNLPELPIQYADFAIWQRQWLQGDVLNNQLSYWRQQLEGLPPLLELPTDKPRPAIQTSCGATRAILLPQELTTALKKLSQQEDVTLFMTLLAAFKTLLCRYIGQTDIVVGSTIANRNRSEIEELIGVFINTLVIRTNLSGNPSFRELLRRVREVTLGAYNHQDLPFEKLVEELQPTRSLSRNPLFQVMFQLRNAPMPPLEIPRLNLSLLEVERGTTQFDLSLDMEEVGEKLKASIEYSTDLFDAATITRMLGHLQTILSSIVANPDQSISHLPLLTQAEQQQLLAWNDTKIAYPEVLIHQLFEQQVERTPDAIAVVFEHQQLTYRQLNQKANSLAHYLRKLGVGADDLVGICVERSLDIIISMLGVLKAGGAYLPLDPCYPQQRLAFMLEDAEVSVLLTQQRLLEWLPQCNGKVICLDKWETIASENQDNPAINVKPNNLAYTIYTSGSTGKSKGVQIEHRSLANAYFAWEQAYQLRTTATCHLQMASFSFDVFTGDMVRALCSGGKLVLCPRDLLLSPQMLYQLMVREKIDCAEFVPVVLRNLLQYLETSKQRLDFMKLIVCGSDSWYGSEYKKVREFCSEQTIVINSFGLTEATIDNSYFESTAIDLLGDQLLPIGRPFANTQIYILDQHLQPVPINVPGELYISGAGLARGYLNRPELTAEKFIDHSFNGSNQSLRLYKTGDLARYLPDGNIEFIGRLDYQVKIRGFRIELAEIEAVLSQHVAVQSSVVVDREDESGSKRLIAYVVPHSGKSPTTSELHQFLQERLPDYMIPAAFVVLEELPLTPNGKVDRNSLPTLDLSRPELETALVVPRSSVEEQLASIWAEVLGIKQVGIHDNFFELGGDSILSIQIISKANQAGLQLTPKLLFQHQTIAELAVVVGTTQTLQAEQNLVVGQLPLTPIQHWFFEEDFADPHHWNQAVLLEVRQPVNVTLLQQAIQQLLLHHDALRLRFVQSESGWQQFNAEPDNIVPFTQIDLSALSVDEQKNAIASTASEIQASLNLAQGSIVRVALFDLGATQASRLLIVIHHLAVDGVSWRILISDLQTAYEQLNRGEAIKLPAKTTSFKYWAESLVNYAQSSTLHSELNYWLALQKPVSCLPVDYPEGSNTVATAANVSVLLSQEETQALLQEVPKTYRTEINDVLLTALVQAFAQWTNNSKLLVDLEGHGREEIFDDVDSSRTVGWFTSVFPVLLQLTDAANPGEALKAVKEQLRSIPNRGIGYGILRYLSNIAQQLHTCPKAEVNFNYFGQLDQALPESSLFGLTQDPSGSAFSPKGNRSYLLEINGFVSGGKLQIDWTYSEKIYRRATVERLAESYLDFLRSLISHCQSPEAGGYTPSDFSEFQWSQWDQSDLDEILTAIGEV
- a CDS encoding amino acid adenylation domain-containing protein, translating into MGKGNVEDFYPLSPMQQGMLFHTIYEPNSGVYFEQLSCSIQGNLNVEFFQRAWQQVIDRHPILRTCFIWEGIKEPVQAVQRQVKLPWQQYDWQEIPATEQQQKLEFFLQADREQGFDLKQTPPMRLTLIRLSEDSYRFIWSHHHILLDGWSNPILLKEIFDYYSAFCKGEELSLPRPRPYRDYIAWLHQQKLSQAEAFWREKLTGFGSPTTLKITQNQLSVGDTQSSYDEQEIHLSATTTTALQSLARQHQLTLNTLVQAAWALLLTRYSGENDVVFGTAVSGRPPSLIGSDAMVGLFINTLPVRVKIGASDTLLSWLKQLQAQQVDARQYEYTPLAEIQRWSEVAGGVPLFESLIVFENYPLDAAVQQISQDLKIKDVLSFEKTNYPLTVMAVPGAELSLKILYDTQRFDAATIQQMLGHLQILLAGMVAEPDQSLAMLPMLTKTELQQILGEFNQTQSTINNCTINQLFEAQVEKTPDAVAVICENQKLTYRELNHQANQLANYLQSLGVKPEVLVGVCVERSLDTIIALLGILKAGGVYVPLDPTYPQERLAFMLADAQVSVLLTKKALLEILPQHNANVVCLDTDWEAIETTPVNTNPVNLNSSNLAYVLYTSGSTGTPKGVLGLHSNTVNRLTWNPYPFAPDEICCQKTSLNFVDSVWEIFAPLIHGIPTVIIPDITVKDPEQLVQTLSEQNVTRLVLVPSLLRVILDTFSDLDTRLPKLKYWVSSGEALSVDLVQRFYQQLSNSILINLYGSSEVAADVTWHDTSTSEFSDCVPIGRPIANTQVYICDRNLQPVPIGVQGEIYIGGANLARGYLNRPELTTEKFITNPLTTQLNSQIEIYEKLYKTGDLGCYLPNGEIKYLGRIDHQVKIRGIRIEIGEIEALINQYPAVTESVVFVREDSPGNQRLVAYVVSQTEIIQELRQFLKQHLPEYMIPAAFVQMDALPLTPNGKVNRLALPVPDNYRPDQESVFLAPQTPIEQEIAEIWTAVLSVENVGINDNFFDLGGHSLMATQLISRVKKKFGIDLSLPEFFKSPTIKDLAEIVETQIFMKSNAAKLDELLDKMENLDDAEVQKLLSLADGR